The Chryseobacterium nakagawai genome has a segment encoding these proteins:
- a CDS encoding thiazole synthase, with translation MHNQKLIIADRTFESRLFLGTGKFGSLEDMAASVVASESNMVTMALKRIDAQSQEDELLGSLKGTNVHLLPNTSGARTAKEAVLAAQLAREALETNWVKLEIHPDPKYLLPDPIETLYATEELAKLGFVVMPYIHADPVLCKRLEDAGTAVVMPLGAPIGTNKGLRTLDFLEIIISQSKVPVVVDAGIGAPSEAAKAMEMGADAVLVNTAIAVARNPVNMAIAFKEGVIAGRRAFESGLGAIANHAEASSPLTSFLFE, from the coding sequence ATGCATAATCAAAAATTAATAATAGCAGACAGAACTTTTGAATCGAGATTATTTTTAGGAACAGGAAAATTCGGAAGTCTTGAAGATATGGCAGCCTCTGTGGTGGCATCAGAATCCAATATGGTTACGATGGCTTTAAAGAGAATTGATGCCCAATCACAAGAAGATGAGCTTCTGGGCTCATTAAAAGGCACAAATGTTCATCTTTTGCCCAATACTTCAGGAGCCAGAACAGCAAAAGAAGCCGTTTTAGCAGCACAATTAGCCAGAGAAGCTTTAGAAACGAACTGGGTAAAGCTGGAAATTCATCCGGATCCGAAATATTTATTGCCGGATCCTATTGAAACACTTTATGCAACCGAAGAATTGGCAAAATTAGGTTTTGTGGTGATGCCTTACATTCATGCTGACCCTGTTTTATGTAAACGTCTTGAAGATGCGGGAACAGCCGTAGTAATGCCTTTGGGAGCACCTATTGGAACGAATAAAGGATTGAGAACATTAGATTTTTTAGAAATTATCATCAGCCAAAGCAAGGTTCCTGTGGTGGTAGATGCGGGAATAGGCGCTCCATCGGAAGCCGCAAAAGCAATGGAAATGGGGGCAGATGCTGTTCTTGTGAATACAGCCATTGCAGTGGCAAGAAATCCGGTGAACATGGCCATAGCTTTTAAAGAAGGGGTGATTGCCGGAAGAAGAGCTTTTGAATCAGGATTGGGAGCAATAGCAAATCATGCTGAAGCATCAAGCCCATTAACTTCGTTTTTGTTTGAATAA
- a CDS encoding thiamine phosphate synthase produces the protein MILVITPETIVPNESEIINQMFHDGLDLLHIRKPWTSPQEMTEFIDSIDPSFYAQLVLHNHYELGKNYGISRLHFREEDRKVRRYKPFMNGNTISTSVHEITTYNTLEKEWEYAFISPFFPSISKKGYGIDSTVIESLKQRNNPDVKLIALGGIDSHRIQEVFDLGVNGVALLGAIWESDEPIHVFRKCRDKVLL, from the coding sequence ATGATTCTCGTCATCACTCCTGAAACCATAGTTCCGAATGAATCAGAGATTATCAATCAAATGTTTCATGATGGGCTTGATTTGCTTCATATCAGGAAACCTTGGACCAGCCCACAAGAAATGACTGAATTTATTGATAGTATTGATCCTTCATTTTATGCTCAATTAGTACTGCATAATCATTATGAGCTTGGAAAAAACTATGGAATTTCAAGATTACACTTTAGAGAAGAAGACCGAAAAGTAAGAAGATACAAACCTTTTATGAATGGTAATACAATTTCAACTTCTGTTCATGAGATCACTACTTATAATACTCTGGAAAAAGAATGGGAATATGCTTTCATAAGTCCATTCTTTCCCAGTATTTCCAAAAAAGGATATGGAATTGATTCAACAGTTATTGAAAGTTTAAAACAAAGAAATAATCCGGATGTAAAACTGATTGCTTTGGGAGGAATTGATTCTCATCGTATTCAGGAAGTCTTCGATCTTGGAGTGAATGGTGTGGCTTTATTAGGCGCAATTTGGGAGAGTGATGAACCTATACATGTTTTTAGAAAATGCAGGGACAAGGTCCTTTTGTAA
- a CDS encoding thiamine phosphate synthase, with protein MEKLQYISQGYTKQEQEQNIRKALDNGIKWVQIRWKNAPENELIDLCETSKQLCSEYQSICIINDHVQLVKTIDADGVHLGLDDGSIQKARLVLGENKIIGGTANTISDVLQRMNESCDYIGLGPLRFTSTKEKLSPILGFEGYQEIIDQLGEKSIVIPKIFAIGGVHLKDIQQLQKIGIYGVAVSGQITNEPALVNEFKKAMIYA; from the coding sequence ATGGAAAAATTACAATACATATCACAAGGATATACAAAGCAGGAGCAGGAGCAGAATATTCGTAAAGCTTTAGATAACGGGATAAAATGGGTGCAAATCCGTTGGAAAAATGCACCTGAAAATGAATTAATAGACCTTTGTGAAACTTCAAAGCAACTTTGTTCAGAATATCAATCAATTTGCATTATCAATGATCATGTACAGCTGGTGAAGACAATAGATGCGGATGGGGTTCATTTAGGGTTAGATGATGGTTCTATTCAGAAAGCGAGACTAGTTCTGGGTGAAAATAAGATCATTGGTGGAACAGCCAATACCATTTCAGATGTCCTTCAAAGAATGAATGAATCATGTGATTATATTGGTTTGGGCCCATTAAGATTCACTTCTACAAAAGAAAAGCTCAGCCCTATTCTTGGATTTGAAGGTTATCAGGAAATTATAGACCAGCTTGGTGAAAAATCGATTGTGATTCCCAAGATATTTGCCATTGGAGGAGTTCATCTCAAAGACATTCAACAATTACAAAAGATCGGAATTTATGGAGTAGCGGTTTCTGGTCAGATTACGAATGAACCGGCTCTCGTTAATGAATTTAAAAAAGCAATGATATATGCATAA